The Vibrio tubiashii ATCC 19109 genome has a segment encoding these proteins:
- a CDS encoding Flp family type IVb pilin, with amino-acid sequence MSVSDFLKDEEGLTVVEYVVGAGLIVVGFAGLFVAFRGILTAEFATIFN; translated from the coding sequence GTGTCTGTATCAGATTTTTTAAAGGATGAAGAAGGACTTACCGTTGTTGAATATGTAGTGGGGGCTGGTCTGATAGTTGTGGGCTTTGCTGGTTTATTTGTTGCGTTTAGAGGAATACTAACTGCCGAATTTGCGACTATATTTAACTAA
- a CDS encoding Flp family type IVb pilin, whose product MSKLIKNITAFMKDEEGLTVVEYVVGAGLLVAGLAGIFGTFSTTLETELGNVFADE is encoded by the coding sequence ATGAGCAAGCTTATTAAAAACATCACAGCATTTATGAAAGACGAAGAAGGTTTGACAGTTGTTGAGTACGTTGTAGGTGCAGGTCTACTCGTTGCAGGATTAGCGGGTATTTTTGGCACATTCAGTACAACCCTAGAAACTGAGCTGGGCAATGTATTTGCTGATGAATAG
- a CDS encoding AMP-binding protein — MIQPNELSKPTCALPPPNEMILKWAEERPNEVYLKQTINRKFVEYTYAEVADQALKLVSALNDLGVQPRDKVALVSKNCAEWFICDLAMMLGDFVSVPIFPTAGADTIEYCLTHSESKVLIGGKLDDAAATQQVIDSKPDVITISLPYDTAPKCKYQFKELIASAQPSETRPEHYDDKLMSLVYTSGTSGLPKGAMLTYGAFSWSVQQLINHIGIQENDRLFSYLPLAHITERVYIFGSSIMGGVQTAFPESLDTFIEDVKMQRPTLFISVPRLWTLFQQRIQDKLPQKKLNILLKIPFVNSLIKKKLAEGLGLDQARVLGCGSAPVSPALLEWYHSVGLHITEAWGMTESFAYSTLNYPFRADKIGSVGNAGPGIELKIAEDEEIMVRGKGLFSGYYKNDIATQESFNAEGWLHTGDIGFIDSEGYLTIQGRKKDTFKTAKGKFVAPVPIEKKLFEYSRVEMMCLIGLGLPAPILLVVPHDFPNFDKERYERTTKKVIARMNADLESHEQIKGVLMIKDPWSIENGILTPTLKIKRHVLEQKYHDIGHNWPKGQLVVWED, encoded by the coding sequence ATGATTCAGCCTAACGAGTTAAGCAAACCAACCTGTGCTCTCCCACCACCAAACGAGATGATCCTAAAATGGGCTGAGGAACGCCCAAACGAGGTTTATCTCAAGCAAACCATCAATCGAAAGTTTGTTGAATATACCTATGCTGAAGTCGCCGATCAGGCATTGAAGCTAGTAAGTGCGTTAAACGATCTTGGCGTTCAACCTCGCGATAAAGTCGCCTTAGTCTCAAAAAACTGTGCCGAATGGTTTATTTGTGATTTAGCGATGATGCTTGGTGATTTTGTAAGTGTCCCTATCTTCCCTACTGCGGGGGCGGATACGATCGAATACTGTTTAACGCATAGTGAAAGTAAAGTATTGATTGGCGGTAAGTTAGATGACGCTGCAGCGACTCAGCAAGTGATCGACTCAAAGCCTGATGTCATTACTATCTCACTACCTTATGATACTGCGCCAAAATGTAAATATCAGTTCAAAGAGTTAATTGCTTCAGCTCAGCCTAGTGAGACTCGTCCAGAACATTATGATGATAAGTTAATGTCATTGGTATACACCTCTGGTACTTCTGGTCTACCTAAAGGCGCAATGCTGACTTACGGCGCATTCAGTTGGTCAGTTCAACAGCTTATTAATCATATCGGTATCCAAGAAAACGATCGCTTGTTCTCTTATCTGCCGTTAGCACACATCACTGAACGCGTTTACATCTTTGGTTCATCGATTATGGGTGGCGTTCAAACCGCCTTCCCTGAGTCTTTAGATACCTTTATCGAAGACGTGAAAATGCAGCGCCCAACGCTGTTTATCTCAGTTCCTCGCCTATGGACTCTGTTCCAGCAACGTATTCAAGACAAGCTACCGCAGAAAAAACTCAACATTCTTCTTAAGATACCGTTTGTAAACTCTCTGATTAAGAAGAAACTCGCAGAAGGCTTGGGATTAGATCAAGCACGTGTACTCGGCTGTGGTTCTGCGCCAGTTTCACCTGCTCTACTTGAGTGGTATCACAGCGTTGGTCTACATATCACCGAAGCATGGGGCATGACAGAGTCGTTTGCCTACAGTACGCTCAACTACCCATTCCGCGCAGACAAAATAGGTAGTGTCGGTAATGCAGGACCCGGTATTGAACTTAAGATTGCCGAAGATGAGGAGATCATGGTTCGCGGTAAAGGCTTGTTCTCTGGCTACTACAAGAATGATATTGCAACGCAAGAGTCATTCAATGCTGAAGGCTGGCTACATACAGGCGACATCGGCTTTATTGATAGTGAAGGCTATCTAACGATTCAAGGTCGTAAGAAAGATACCTTTAAGACAGCTAAAGGTAAATTTGTTGCCCCTGTGCCAATCGAGAAAAAGCTGTTTGAATACAGTCGAGTCGAAATGATGTGTTTGATTGGGCTTGGTCTGCCAGCACCCATTCTTCTCGTAGTTCCGCATGACTTCCCGAACTTCGATAAAGAGCGTTATGAGAGAACAACCAAAAAGGTCATTGCGAGAATGAACGCCGACCTTGAATCTCACGAGCAGATCAAAGGCGTGCTAATGATCAAAGACCCGTGGAGTATCGAGAATGGTATCTTGACGCCAACGCTTAAGATCAAACGTCATGTTCTAGAACAAAAATACCACGACATTGGTCATAACTGGCCAAAAGGACAACTCGTGGTGTGGGAAGATTAA
- a CDS encoding helix-turn-helix domain-containing protein — protein sequence MEVLHKGYWLGKSVTYIEKDLVRDLERHFHILDYGYDVSVLSEPDIHFCFFYFEEPFASLLHTAVKLCQNLDKHLIVICNEELPEEIGQLDVIFSSFSINNDDVRLWSDELNKQVYYQFTKHQEILDIHKLVEKQSQKHISKDLVEMLRYIEKNLSRTIREEDVAEYCHYSVTYFSKFFHKTIGVSFRDYLTLKRINLAKHLLTNDRKEKISFIAFQCGYNDVSYFSRIFKKKTGISPAIYRQLH from the coding sequence GTGGAAGTACTACACAAAGGCTACTGGCTCGGAAAATCAGTCACTTATATCGAAAAAGATCTGGTAAGAGATTTAGAAAGACATTTTCACATTCTAGATTATGGTTATGATGTATCAGTACTGAGTGAGCCCGATATACATTTCTGCTTTTTTTATTTTGAAGAGCCCTTTGCTTCTTTACTGCATACTGCGGTTAAGCTTTGCCAAAACTTAGATAAACACTTAATTGTTATCTGCAATGAAGAACTTCCAGAAGAAATTGGTCAGTTGGATGTGATATTTTCTTCCTTCTCTATAAATAATGATGACGTAAGGTTATGGTCTGATGAGCTGAATAAGCAGGTTTATTATCAGTTTACGAAACATCAAGAAATTCTTGATATACATAAATTAGTTGAGAAACAATCTCAAAAACATATCAGTAAAGACCTCGTTGAAATGCTGAGATATATAGAGAAAAACTTATCTAGAACAATAAGAGAAGAAGATGTCGCCGAATATTGCCATTATTCAGTCACTTACTTTTCTAAGTTTTTTCATAAAACCATCGGGGTGAGTTTTCGCGATTACCTAACCTTAAAAAGAATCAATCTTGCCAAGCACCTTCTCACCAACGACCGCAAAGAAAAGATTTCCTTTATCGCCTTCCAATGTGGTTACAACGACGTCTCCTACTTTTCTCGTATCTTTAAAAAGAAGACTGGAATCAGCCCGGCTATCTACCGTCAACTACACTAG
- a CDS encoding A24 family peptidase → MDVLVWVVLFAVAVSDAKEHRIPNTFLLTIIAIVFINNAFVVGDFSLLAWSLFSGITCFICALILYLLKVMAPGDVKLMGVVGFWLGSEHTLNAVFWIAVSSVMIGLLYALQRMAQSPEQTKVLIKKYSIFALYGVSSTKALGEKRSMEEHYRMPFAPVVVVGVAMSQYF, encoded by the coding sequence ATGGATGTATTAGTTTGGGTCGTCTTATTTGCAGTAGCCGTTTCTGATGCCAAAGAACATAGAATTCCTAATACTTTTTTATTAACGATTATTGCTATTGTTTTCATAAACAATGCTTTCGTTGTCGGCGATTTTTCTCTTTTAGCATGGTCTTTATTTAGTGGTATTACTTGTTTTATATGCGCCTTGATTCTTTACTTATTAAAAGTTATGGCTCCTGGGGATGTAAAACTAATGGGAGTGGTCGGCTTTTGGTTAGGTAGCGAACACACGTTAAATGCTGTGTTTTGGATTGCAGTTTCTAGCGTAATGATAGGGTTATTGTACGCACTTCAGAGAATGGCACAAAGCCCAGAACAAACTAAAGTACTAATAAAGAAATACTCGATCTTTGCGTTGTATGGCGTTTCTTCTACTAAAGCTCTAGGTGAGAAAAGAAGCATGGAAGAGCATTATAGAATGCCATTTGCTCCAGTCGTTGTAGTTGGAGTTGCTATGTCCCAGTATTTTTGA